tttaaaaaatatataatgcaatGCATTtgctctttgtttttttttcatacaatacataaaaagtaatattctcAAGTGCGCCCGTAAAGACGGTACTGTCATAACATACACACCAGTTGATTCACAGATAATTTCGCAGTACTGAAGAAACTCAGGTGAGGTGGCCAAGAtcgaatttcagaaaaaaactagCCAATTCCCAAACTTGCATCGAACACAGTGGAGACGAATACTACACCCAATTGTTAGAGTATCCTTAACATTGAGCTAGGCTTTTGTTGTTTTAAACGCCATGTACTGCTAATACGTACTAGTTTTAGTTGGCATGTTTATCCCAATGCTTAATACAGGAGTTTCCTTATTAAGAACAATAccgaaaatttccttttcaaaactAAGCATCATACACTATTTTGTTTTCAGGAGCTGGAATCGGCATATCTTCTCCAGAACCTCTAAAAGTGTCTCAGAAGTTTCGAACTCAGCCATTTCTTTTCCTTATATGCTGCGCTGCACCTAGTTTTGCCTGCATTCTTCTCCCCTATTTCATACAGTTCCTCCTCTCCTGCTACGGACTCTGCGGTTGCCTTCTCATTCTGTCTGGAATTGCAATGAATGCCGCCCCATTCATCATGGTGGCATCCTACAGGATTCGGTTCCAGCTGTGGAGGATAcggaaaaaatacgaaataaacgACATCGAGAGTCAAAAAACTTCGGAGGACaatgaatgttttgaaatggAGACTTCTTCAATGCCTGCTCAGCCAGATTCGTGCATTGTTGAAAAGAATTCCATTTCTCGTAAGACTACTCTTCCACATAAGAATTCCAATCTGTTGCCAATACAGGAAGCAAACAAAGAAATTCAGATCCCGTCCAGAAAAAATACGGGATTAGTGCCCAAAGGTGGAGCTGCGCACGAGAAAGATTTCAGCGAAGAAGATGTTTTGTTTGAACTGAATTCAAGCGCTCTAAGAAACCAAAATTGCAGTGGTTGCAGGAACACAGCATCTGATGACACTATCTCGTGCAGGAGCAGAAAAGCAACCATAAGAATCAATCCCTTACCAAGCGTGAATTCATTTTCTAATAAGGCTTTTTCGAATGATGATGAACACGACACTGGGGCTGCTGCTGAGAAATTACATAACGCCCTTTTGATAGACTCAACAACCAATCTACCGAATAACGGTATTCTTAGGAATAAGGAAAGCGATACACCTAGAATTCACACCAGTACTCATCAAGGCGATTTTCTGGTGGTGAAGACGCCATTAAGCAATAGTTACCCTTTAGAGATTAAGGTTCATGTTGTTGAATGTACATTTACAGAGGACGATGTAAGAGATGGAAGACTGCTTACCCAAAGCGTgccaaacattaaaaaaggcGGTTACAGGAGGCATTCGAATTCTCTGATTACCAGCCAATACAACAACATTAACTTCTCTTCAcctaatttttcgaaaaaatacaGCAAACCTTCTAACCTGTATGGGCGTTCGAGCAACCCATCTCCCAATATGTATTTGATATCCGAAGACGACGAACTAGCAGTCGACTCGCCGAGCAGAAACAACGACGCAGCACTCAGTTCCGCTGCAGTCGGGCAGCAAAAGAGTCAGACGATGAGttctttgaaaaagattttcaagCCAACGTGCCTCGTCGTCATTTACGCTTTTGTCATACACGAAGTGACACTGGTGACGCTGCTCACTATTTTTGATGATCACATAGACGGACTGGTCTCTCCCGCTACAGGCGTTCTGCCAGCCTTCGGTCTCGGTGGCATTCTGGGAAGGCTGAGCGTGAAATACTGGGGTGACAGGCTGTTGCTGGAAGGTTCTCACGCCACGTCAGCCTTACTCTTCATTCTGGATGGAGTTGTGGTGGCAGGGATATTATGGTCGCCAAACATTTACTGGATTGGAGGATTTTATGCCACACTGGGATTTCTCGAGATAGGTATATCCACTGCAGTGTGGAACCTTGTATCCGACCATATTGAAGTAGACACCAAATCAGCACTCTTCACTGCATGCAAACTTCTGTGTGGAATATGCTCTTTATTTGTTCCTTATACTATTGGTAAGTTACATAGACaatatactttaatattctATTTCGAGAGGCGAAAAAAGAGCGCCAAACTAAACAAGTTTGGCGTTCAGTGATAGTccattatctatatatatatttgtcttGCACGGccacaaaaaaagcctcattacaactccccgaatggcaacgctagaaaatcgaccaatgattgccgctaaaaatgtgaCATCCcaaatcctatttttaaaaatggaaactgaaataacaattcagctgcggcaatctcatactattaagctaggcagaagtgagtagtctttgtcgatagatctctattttagtattttgtcgaaagcgctttttttcacgaattcatatattacgaatttatttgacgatttttgatttatatcacgaatttgtttgttttattattgttattagttattcattgaaaaatgagtctcagtcaatgagtctttatttgaattcaaatttattttaatgacttagtatttactaaaaagatgtaattttttttaaaaaaaaagttgttatatggatttgaatgattgttttgaattcttagaattatgtgcatttgcaatgtacctaaatTAGTATCGAGCTTGATTTGCGAAGCAAATCATAtgagattgcgtagcaattttcggggatTGGCCAGCGTTAGCGAGCAGCGGGCACAGCCCACTAGTTTATAGTAATAGATACTATTAGTAGCGTGGTTAGAGGTACCTAGTATACTATTTGAGTACTGAATAGTATTTTTACTGCTCCCCGAAACGGAATAGTACCCAATATACTAACATAACTGTAAAATACAGTttggtttaaattataaaatagcatTAACATATGGGGCAAAAGTTATCAGACGATAACCAACTAAGGGCTAATATTGCGTTACAAAAATCTTTGGGTCCAAGTTGAAATCAGTTTAGGCTACCTATGGTAGAAATGTATGATTTGAtaggttaaaaaataagttctttgaATTTTCATGACgttttgtataaaaaagtaaaggaaaatgttacgacaaaattttgtaatacagatTATCGTTACTGTGCTTCTAAAACTacttaaatcaaaaatagttaCTTTTCAGGAGACACAAAAAGACAAATTTCACTGGAACACATTTTCACTGGGTGGTAAATGACATTggtatattcttaattttttgttcaatttcattttgtaagtaatatttatgttactgtgaatgacagaaatgggtggttgttgacttcctccagtgaatgttgacaatcacatagtcgctttggtaaatgtccgaaatgtATAATAGGTATAGTTAAGGTATACACTttgctgatgtttttttaaggttcagcgCCACTGCCAGGTATACATTTGCCGGTACACTCTACaccgatgtttttttaaggtcaagtgccactgttcagtatgcatttaaccggtactccaaacactgatgtttctcttaATCTCTCCTCAGcagataataaaatatcgaatacattatcaacgaataaataattatcaaatcggatataacaaatattacgGACATGTGACTATGTGATTTTTGACATTCAcaggtgaaagtcgacattctcttgatttcggtcactCACtttaacatttacaaaataCCTGATGGAGAGAATGGAAGCGATCAACGAAAATTGTCCCGTTTGGggtgttaaataaaaaaggactCGCTCAACGTTTTCGTTTGGTGCggtgatttaatatttattgatgcaAACTAGTTTGGcttcaaaacaaataactaaatataatttataagcgAATTCAAACACAACGtcataatattacatatttctttaattcttagTAGTTGggatatgtttaatttattttcgactTTTTGTCCGCTATGGATTATGGTATGTTAGAGAAAACATGACTGTAATTATATCATTGACAAGGTCACCAGTGAGCCCCGGATTGTGATGATTTTGGACTTTTTTAGgctattttcttagttttttggTGATtctagagaattttttaaaaaaattatacagagaaatttattttatatacagaGATGTATTGATAGAGTTTATAGATAGAGAGTTTTTAAGAGagcattttttgaattaaattttgagacatttttagagcaatttttttaaagttctggGGACAATGTAGCGTTGCTGTCGCTTCTTAAGGGGCAATGACTCCCCAAAAGAACACGAGAGGCTATTAACTCCAGGATTCCTGGTTGATTGCTTCTTCCACACTTAGATGAACTTTGCCtgattataaccgtcgttaaacagccgacccaatttctggGTTtcagactactaatgttcaactcaacAGTGTTGTAATGTagaacccaaaccagaagacaagggaatttctgggttaagtattgggggaaattttgccttcgtggatgactttctgatggaactaacccgcatttgcattacatggagaggaagaccacgagaatctcccatggttagcctaagtacaaggggactctaacccatgatatatctaccactgacgatatttcacgccagcactgtggttggtgcaagccggatgcggaattcgtatcgaccaaccatcgtcgggatcgaaccccggttcacctcattggaaggcgaacgctctatcccctgagccatctcGGCACAACTATGCctgattgaaatgaaaatagcaGAAGACTAGATGGagatctaatttattttaacatcgaATCTTGGGAGAGGAATCCTCAAGGGGTGGTAGGTTNcattaagaagcaataaatccgtagttactttacttattatttctacttacttataattgctgattatttcataaataataaggtatttatatttcaacattaatatatttttcataaaactattgttaccctatgtactattactttaataaatgttcaaaatcataaaaaaaatgtacaaacacagtatctaatagagttttattttaattaacataaaattacttttatgggggtcgatggagatatcgaaaaattttgtaggggtcgatgatcaaaaaagtttggcaacccctgctctacactgatatttttttttaggtcaagtgccactgttCAGTacgcatttaaccggtactccaaacaccgatgtttctcctaatctatcctcagcagataataaaatatagaataaatataataatatcaacgaataaatgaatatcaaatcggatataacaaatattacgGACATTCACCAATTCGACCTAtatgattgttgacattcaccggtgaaagtcgacattctcttgatttagGTCACTCACtttaacatttacaaaataCCTGATGGAGAGAATGGAAGCGATCAAAGAAAATTGTCCCGTTTGGGgtgttagataaaaaaaaaaaaaaaaggactcgCTCAACGTTTTCGTTTGGTGCGgggatttaatatttattgatgcaAACTAGTTTggctaaaatataattaaataataaatataattaaataataaatataatttatacgtGAATTCGAACACAACGtcgtaatattaaatatttccttaattctTAGTAGTTGGGAtaggtttaatttattttcaattttttgtccGCTATGGATTAAGGTATGTTAGAGAAAACATGACTGTAATTATATCATTGACAAGGTCACCAGTAAGCCCCGGATTGTGATGATTTTGGACCTTTTAAATCTATATTCTTAGCTTTTTAGAgattttagagcattttttaaaaaaattatacagagaTTTTAGGTAGATAGAGATATATTAATAGAGCTTATAGATAGAGAGTTTTTGAgagagcattttttaattaaattttgagaaatttttagagcaatttgtttaaagttttggGGACAATGTAGGGTTGCTGTCGCTTCTTAAGGGGCAGTGACTCCCCAAAAGAACACGAGAGGCTATTAACTCCAGGATTCCTGGTCGATTGCTTCTTCCACACTTAGATGAACTTTGTCTGATTATaagcgtcgttgaacagccgacctaatttttgggtttaagactactaatgttcaagtcaatagtcttgtaatttagaacccaaaccagaagacaagggaatttctgggtcaagtattgggggaaattttgccttcgtggatgactttctgatggaactaacccgcatttgcgttacatggagaggaagaccacgagaatctcccatggttagcctaagtacaaggggactctaacccatgatctatctaccactgacgatatttcacgtcaacactgtggttggtgcaagccggatgcggaattcgtgtcGACCAACAATCGTCGGGATCGAAccacggttcacctcattggaaggcgaacgctctatcccctgagccatcgcggcacAACTATGCctgattgaaatgaaaatagcaGAAGACTAGATGGagatctaatttattttaacatcgaATCTTGGGAGAGGAATCCTCAAGGGGCGGTAGGTTTTatcattaaaactctttttgcatatatataaaattaattaccttACCCGAATTAATTGGACTGCAGAAATGCAAGTCCAAACAAATTaggatagataaaatatattaaaagaaatacttttcgAGCATgcggaaaagaaaatttgacaaGTCGGCTCACCTGCTTCGAGCTCGATCAACAGTGGGATGTGCATAGATCCGGGTATTCGAGTTGAGCATGGTTAACGGTTACAGTTAAAAAAGTGCTAGGTGCAAAGCACCacgagaaaagaaattttaaaaaattaagggaTGGCCTAAAGTTTGGTAAGTACATTATTTGCGTCGCACCAGAGCTGTacagtgggctattggcgacggtctggaacacatcccagaggatgatccgaagacatactaTCGCATTTTCGATCCtgtgcagaggggatggctcccctgctttagAAACCAGACTACCTGCtcgcgaaatcgagcactttacggtagaacagtttaacgatgaCCGATACCGCGTATCCacggctgatcaaagtggtcacccaccagcttTCTGACTGCAGTCAGTGATGCCTGACTTCGGTCTTCAACTGGGAACCGCGTCTTCCACTGCAGGACCCGAAAGGTTGAAATGCGGAGGGTATTGTGATAGCATCTTCACACccatttacatttaataagaaAGAGATCACTGAAAGTATAATCTTTTTCAGGTCTGTCACGTGATGTGATGGGAGAGTATGACGGCCTCCTCCAAATCACCAGCGGACTCTCTGTGTTGTGTGCCATCCTCTGTTACATTCTTCCCAAGTTTAGTTTCCACGTAAAGCACACCAGGGGAAGTTGATAACgctttcttatttaataaaatatttttttacattgttggCTACTTCACTTTTTGCACATAAAATACAAAGCAAGttcaatagttattaaaataaattcaagaacacATTTATTTCCCATCAGGTCacactattaataattatatcagtgtgaaaaatattataaaactgttCATGCTTCCATACACGAGGCTTGAACagaattcagagaaaaaaatgagcACGACGTCATGGGTGAGTTAAAGGGTATTTTGTTTTCCCAAAAGCTCTTTCAGTCACTCTAGGGTTCCGTTAAAAAGGTCGCACAggttttcagttttttacagcaacaataattttttaaccctGTATTTTATCGAGtcaatggatggtgttttctacattAGGGAGAGCCTGCAAGCTTTTGACTGCTTTTCGGGTTACTGTTTATGGTGtgttttaaagccatttggcttgcaacgtgatcattgtgttttgaggcTCTCTAGAGTAGTACATGTGTATTTGTTACCTGATTTATTATCagcgttttaaaaaagaatcgtCATTTGAACACCTgttatttgaagaagaaaaaaattttctaagacACTACTTACTTGTTAACAATCTATAAaaaacttcg
This window of the Parasteatoda tepidariorum isolate YZ-2023 chromosome 4, CAS_Ptep_4.0, whole genome shotgun sequence genome carries:
- the LOC107447411 gene encoding uncharacterized protein isoform X2; translated protein: MTICWGIIFGAGIGISSPEPLKVSQKFRTQPFLFLICCAAPSFACILLPYFIQFLLSCYGLCGCLLILSGIAMNAAPFIMVASYRIRFQLWRIRKKYEINDIESQKTSEDNECFEMETSSMPAQPDSCIVEKNSISRKTTLPHKNSNLLPIQEANKEIQIPSRKNTGLVPKGGAAHEKDFSEEDVLFELNSSALRNQNCSGCRNTASDDTISCRSRKATIRINPLPSVNSFSNKAFSNDDEHDTGAAAEKLHNALLIDSTTNLPNNGILRNKESDTPRIHTSTHQGDFLVVKTPLSNSYPLEIKVHVVECTFTEDDVRDGRLLTQSVPNIKKGGYRRHSNSLITSQYNNINFSSPNFSKKYSKPSNLYGRSSNPSPNMYLISEDDELAVDSPSRNNDAALSSAAVGQQKSQTMSSLKKIFKPTCLVVIYAFVIHEVTLVTLLTIFDDHIDGLVSPATGVLPAFGLGGILGRLSVKYWGDRLLLEGSHATSALLFILDGVVVAGILWSPNIYWIGGFYATLGFLEIGISTAVWNLVSDHIEVDTKSALFTACKLLCGICSLFVPYTIGLSRDVMGEYDGLLQITSGLSVLCAILCYILPKFSFHVKHTRGS
- the LOC107447411 gene encoding uncharacterized protein isoform X1 yields the protein MTHQTNHATSVACFATSFVMEGIQRCSGIFFSWTLDQSEDSRQKAAVPFVVARATAYIVSVVFKDFLRNQSVENSLQCGIFLGILGTALSYISSDFIWMTICWGIIFGAGIGISSPEPLKVSQKFRTQPFLFLICCAAPSFACILLPYFIQFLLSCYGLCGCLLILSGIAMNAAPFIMVASYRIRFQLWRIRKKYEINDIESQKTSEDNECFEMETSSMPAQPDSCIVEKNSISRKTTLPHKNSNLLPIQEANKEIQIPSRKNTGLVPKGGAAHEKDFSEEDVLFELNSSALRNQNCSGCRNTASDDTISCRSRKATIRINPLPSVNSFSNKAFSNDDEHDTGAAAEKLHNALLIDSTTNLPNNGILRNKESDTPRIHTSTHQGDFLVVKTPLSNSYPLEIKVHVVECTFTEDDVRDGRLLTQSVPNIKKGGYRRHSNSLITSQYNNINFSSPNFSKKYSKPSNLYGRSSNPSPNMYLISEDDELAVDSPSRNNDAALSSAAVGQQKSQTMSSLKKIFKPTCLVVIYAFVIHEVTLVTLLTIFDDHIDGLVSPATGVLPAFGLGGILGRLSVKYWGDRLLLEGSHATSALLFILDGVVVAGILWSPNIYWIGGFYATLGFLEIGISTAVWNLVSDHIEVDTKSALFTACKLLCGICSLFVPYTIGLSRDVMGEYDGLLQITSGLSVLCAILCYILPKFSFHVKHTRGS